The DNA sequence AATGCAAGGAGTTAATTACTTCGCCGGACTACCACACCAACCTTGCAGCAAGCCTTTGCTTATATTCGCAAAGATGAGACCCAGATGGCTGGAACTAGAGCAGTTACTTCAGAAGTTGCAGGCCTTGCAATACAATCGAAGCAATCTAATCCCTCAAGTAATCGGTCACTCTCAGGCAATTGGCCTCCTTCTTCGCTGCGTACCTCTCCTCAAGAACCTCCTCCCGGGTTCTCCTCCAATTTGACTTGTAACTACTGCAAGAATCCAGGTCACATCAAAGAAAATTGTTACAGGTTAGTTGGTTTTCCAGCAGGCTAATTTAATAGGCCCCGACCTCAGAACAACAAACCCAAGGGAAAGGTTGTCGTTCATCttgttcaagaccaagattactATGCGGTGACAGAACCAGATCACACCAACTTGGCTGGTATGGATACCGCATTAGTAAGTCGCGGTGGTAATGGTAAGATTGGAGTTGATTTAAAAATTTCTAGCTTTACTGGTGGCAATACTTagataattgattctggagcatctgaccatatgacctatgatcgtagtttcttcctttttctcaatccaccctctatttcctctattttcaatgccaatggtgattcttttcctgttttagTCATAGGGTCTGTTCGTCTCACCCTTTCTTTGACACTACATAATGTTCTTTATGTCCCTGATCTCTCTCATCATCTCATATATGTGCCTCAGCTTAATACTCAATCTTGGTGTTCTGtaatatttttttcctttatatgtGATTTTTTAAGACCTCCTCACTAGGGAAATAATCTGCAGGGGTTATCTGAGGGGTAGACTATTTCATCTGGATTGCATGTTCGCTGGAATGATGCCGGAGAAGGCAGTTCAAGCAGCTTTGATTTCGACTGGGGTTACTAATCAAGTTGAAGAATTATGACTATGGCATCGGAGATTGGGACATCCTTCCTTTAGTGTCATGAAGAAATCTATGCCATCCTTGTTTCTGGGCATTGATAAGTCTAAGCTGCATTGTGAGTCATGTGTGTTAGCTCAAAGTCATCGTACTAGTTATCCTTTAAGTACTACTAGgagtttttttccttttaagcTTATTCATTCTTATATATGGGGACCTTCCCATGAGTCAACCTTGTCTGGCAAACAttggtttgttttatttattgatgattatacCCGTCTTACTTGGGTCTctttattgaaacacaaatatgaagttttctctgccttccaagaattttttgatcttgttcaaaatcaatttggaGTCAATGTTAAAGTCTTTCATTCTGATAATGGGGGAGGAGTTTGTCAATTCTCAGTTTCACCAATTCTTTCGTTCTCATGGGATTGTTCATCAAACTACTTGTCCTTGAACCcctgaacaaaatggggtgtcagaaagaaagaatcatCATGTTCTTGACATAGCTCGGTCTCTTctatttagtgctcatatgctgAAGTATTTTTGGGGAGATGCAATTCTCACTGCTTGCCATCTCATCAATAGGCTACCTTTTTCTGTTCTCAATGGTCAAACCCCCTATACTGCCCTTTCAAATCATGTGTATGTCCCTTCGTTTTCTAATCTCCCTGCTCATGTCTTTGGGTGTGTAGTGTTCGTCCATGTCCCTAAGAATCAACGGTCCAAACTAGATGCCATGGCATTAAAGTGCGTATTTATGGGCTATGGTGTTAATCATAAGGGCTTCAAGTGTTTTCATTCTCCTACACAAAAAGTTAATGTTACCATGGATGTCACCTTTTATGAGGATGCatgttatttttcttccaccaaTCCTTCACTTCAGGCGGAGAAACACACTTTTTTGGAAGAGAAGTCTTGTGAGATTAAAATTCAACCAATTGAAGATGATGATCATGTAATTTCGAGTCCAACAATCAATCACCAGAATGCCAGCGATCGATCACTAGACAGGTTCGAAGAAGACAGTAGCCAAACGATCGATGGTTCCATTCCTAGCGATCGATCGCTAGAAGAACCAGAACACGACGTTCAAAATTTAGCAGTCCAAGAAGGCCAAGGTCCTCCACCCCTCTCAGATACAGATAACCCTTATCAACCAATCCCCGAGGAGCTTCCAAATCTTGAGGTTAGTGGTGTTTTTCTAACTCTGATAATAGTGATAGTGTGTATGTTTTGCCTCTTAAGTCCACCTGTGGTAAACCACCTCGtcaatatgaaccaagtttagATGTTAAGTCTAAGTATGCCATGGCTAACTTTGTATCTATCCATCGATTATCAAAATCTCATGcttcatttgtgaatcaaatatcctctgtatgtgttcccagtaaagtgcaggatgctctcaaggatcccaaatggtctcaagcgatgaatgaagagatggaggcattggagaagaataatacTTGGGAGTTGGTGCCACCTCCACAAGAAAAGAGAGTTGTTGGATGTAGATGGGTGTTCACTATCAAACAGAATGCAGATGGTTCAGTGAACAGATATAAGGCAAGACTTGTTGTAAAGGGatatactcaaacatatggcatggattatgaggagacctttgctccagtagcaaagattaatactgttcgAGTGTTGATGTCTTAGCAGCTAATCTAGATTGGCCTTTGCAACAGTTTGATATGAAGAATGCCTTTTTACATGGAGAGCTATCTGAAGAAGTCTATATGGATCTACCACCAGGATATGAGGCAAGCACAAGAGGAAGATTTGTGTGTAAGTTGAATAAGTCCTTGTATGGACTCAAACAATCACCATGAGCTTGGTTTGGTAGATTCTCTCAAGCCATGTCTCGTTTTGGGTACAAACAGAGCAACTCTGACCATATGTTGTTTCTGAAAAGCCGTGAAGGTAAATTAACTGCATTgattatttatgtcgatgatatgataGTTACTGGTGATAATTCAGAGGAGgttgaaagattaaaagatcTGCTTGCAttagagtttgagatgaaagatcttggttctcttaaatattttttggggaTTGAGGTCGCCAGGGGGAGTTCAGAAATTTTCTTGTGTAAGAGAAAATATGTGCTTGACTTGTAGACAGAGACAGGAATGCTAGGTTGTAGACCTGCTGATACTCCTATTAAGCATAATCATAAACTGGCTGAGTACCCTAATCAAACTCTTACAGAGAAGGCTTGGTATTGGAGGTTAGTTGGCAGATTAATCTATCTCTCACATATTCAGCCagacattgcatatgcagttagtgttgtgagtcaattcatgcataatccaagtgaaactcaTATGGAAGCTGTGATCCATATTTCGAGGTATTTAAAGTCTACACCTGGAAAAGGCTTGATGTTTTCAAAGCATAATCATCTGGATGTTAGTGGTTATAtagatgcagactgggcaggtTGTGTTATGGATAGAAAATCCACTTCTGGTTACTTTACTTTTGTAGGTGGTAATCTTGTTACTTGAATAAGTAAGAAACTAAAGGTTGTGGCcaggtcaagtgctgaagcagagtatagagctatggctcatggagtttgtgagttactttggttgagaaattttctTCGTGATCTGGGATTTAAACCCAAACGAGCCAGaaatttgtattgtgataataaggcaACGATGAATATTGCTCACAACCCAGTACAACATGACAGAACTAAGCATGTTGAGGTCGACagacatttcattaaagagaaaCTTGATGCTAAACTTATCTATTTTCCGTTTGTCAACTTAGAAGAACAGTTGGCTAATGTTCTCACTAAGGCAGTATCGAGTAAGGCATTTCACGACTCACTTGACAAATTGGGCATTTGTGAtctgtatgcgccaacttgagggggagtgttaacgTGAGTCATATTTACCTTATTTATGTGGATATTATGTAATATTctgtaatatctgtagtattattTGATTTACTACTTGCCTTAGGAATAGTACTTGTCTTATTAGGCACAATcgtaatttgtatataattccttcttgtaaggtgaatgaaATAGATAATTATTCAGCCAAAATTGTCTCTAGTTTTTCGTTATATTTTGACTATTAACTCCCAGAGAACTAGAAGGAAATTTGATGCAATTAACTAGATTGGACCCCTCCCACCAATCTGAATCCATGCAGGGGAAAATGGAGAAAATTAATAAAGTTATTGGCTGGTAAGCATCTACAAGTAATGAACCAGccaaaatttaaagaaaagttatgaaatatatcaaaaaggaaaaattttaCTTAACTGATTATACTTCTTAGTATTATTTTCAAGTCTTCTATTTTGATTTCTTATTTGGACCCCGCCAAACTTTGACTTCTAGTTCCGCTAACTGAGTTAATTATAGATAACCATTAGCTTTTAATTTAAACTTCCTCTTTCTTATCAAGTttcaattgaattttttttattgaatttgTATTTATGTTAAAAAGTTATATCTAGaaataccatatatatataaaacaattGAGATACTGTATATATAAAAGTCATGAATTTAAATAATATatgaaattttattattttctactATTATGAATGATATATTAGTTATTCGGGTTAGCCATGTCTCGACCTAGtagagctctgctagggttgggacAGCGCCGCCTTCGGGTTTGGCCTCTCTGTACCTCTCTCCACCCTGCATGGAGTGCAACTACGTCGTCTCTTTTGGGATCGCCCAAATCAAGGCGGGGTATATCTGTGGCTTCTCTGTCGCAGAATTCTTCTGTGCCATCGTTGCTAATAGGACTGAGGATCTGGTCTTTTCTGGAGCGATTGCCTCTTGCTGTGCAGGCCTGTGCAACCTCAGGGGAGTGGAGTTATGGTGGCTCGTCTAGGCCACGGCTTGCGCGGCTCAAAGGATCTGAGGTGCAGGTAGATAGGGTTAGAGCATGGAAGTTGTGCTTGAAGAGATGGGTTTTGTACGGGTCGGGTCAGTTTCTATTCAAGTCTCTCCATGGATGGCGGCACTCTCAACATGGTTGTCTTCCGGCCGACCGGCTTCCTCTGGTATGGGGGCAATGTCAACTTGCGGCTCCAATTTCATTTTTCCGGGTTGTCGACGTTGGGTCTAGTCTTTTGGACCCCCGTCGTCAGATGTCTGGAGATACGGTGTGGAGGTGCTTAGGGGTCAGTTACCGACGTTGGCGCAGATTGGGTGGTGGTGCAGGTGTCAGTGGCGGGCAAGTCAAAGACTCTGTTGAGTTGATTGCAAGGGCAAACCCTAATTGGGGTTGGGCTTTGCTTTGGTTTTCTGATTTGGGCTTGGGACTTGATGGAATGGCTAGGGCTGCAGTATGTGATCCAAGTGGGTCTTCTCTATTCTGGATCCGGGAGACTTTTTTTGGGCTCCAAATTTTTCTATATGTTGGAATTGCTTCTTTGGTTACTTAGGTAGAATATTGCTCTCTATTCAGCGCATTTTTTTGCGTGGAGTAGGCAAGATCGGTCGACCATATAGAATATTGCTCTCTATTCATGGGAAAAATAATGATGGAAATAATGACATGTGCATGGAAATGATGGatgaaatttccaaaaattgaCGACTGCCTTTTACACGTCCGAGGTAATATAGTTGCGAATCTTTTAGTGCCCCCTCATCACATCAATGTGCTTCTTCTATTATATTAAATTTATCTATTTATACAGTTACGAGTTTTTCTAGCACCTCTTCATCACATCAATGTGCCTCCCCCATTATATTAAAGTTATTTATTTGTACAGCTATGAGTCTTCTAGTTCCTTCTCATCACATCAATGTGCCTCCCCCATTATATTAAACTTATTTATTTGTACAACTATGAGTCTTCTAGAACCTTCTCATCACATCAATGTGCTTCTGCTTCTCCCATCATATTAAACTTATTTATTTGGAGTATTACTAGTATTGAACAACATgtgtcaaaacaaaaaaaataaacaccATGTAAAAAATAATATCTTTTcctttgtgtgttttttttaacTAAACAATTCTCATTCAACTCAACTCAGAATAGCACGGATCCTTGCCATCTATGGGCAAGTCTAGGACGTGGCATGCTAGTACTACCCATTAGACAATTAGTGCTCACATATTCAAAAGCGAACCTGTACACTATGAAAAGaatacatagtaaataggctacATTTAGATCTAAGATAACCATAGGTGCATTTAGTTGAATTAATGATCCTCCAagatcccaaatacgaaaccctAAAGAAACATAGTGTATATGTGTGGTCCACAAAAGAGCCTAATTCCAGCAGGTACACACAACAGGTTTGGGCGCCCAAGCCCATTTGAATTTAGCCCCCAAACTGATTTGGGCTATCGAATCCTTCTGGGCTCCCAAGATGATCTGGGCACCTAACTTGCTACACCCTTGCCAAACGCAGCAGACGCTGCCATCTTCTCATCTCCGGTCACCTTGCCGGCATGCTCTGCATTCACCAAGGCCTGGCTTTCTTCCATCAATGCATCTGCAAAACGATGCACGACGACTATCTCCTCCACTCCCACAGATTGGAGAACAAAGATTCGCGCCGCCATCAATCGGATTCGGGTCTCGGCCCCCACATCTGCAATCGGAAGTGCAGCGAGCCATGATGCTCTGTTTTGGTCACCAAAAGCAAGCCTCTGCCATGGGTAAATCAGAAGACCGTCAAGCCCAAACCATCGAGTTTTCAAGTCATCAGGAGGTTTGAGTCGCCCTCTCCTCGGTCGGATCCTTATCCCAAAATTCCAAGCCCCCTATTTTGAATCTCACCTAGATCGATTCAGTGAGATATGATTCTGGGTAAAGCCACCAGTAGTTGGATTTTATGGGTTGTAGTCGAGAGGCATCAATGTTGGAGGGCTGCATGCCAACAACCTGATATGGAAAGACCAAAAGAGAACCTCCACTTAGAGAGGAGACCGGCACCGATCTCCACAATTGGAGCACCACACAGTGGCGGCTAGGTTTCGAGAGCCACATGCTCATTTCGGTGGTCTTAGGTTTCAATTATCTTTTCCTTTGTGTTTGTTTCCTGAACAACATGCGAAACTCTTTTATGGCCAAATAAGTGttataatttaaaaaattgatgTCTTTCTCTCTGACTCTCGCGAGAGAGGGTTCCCGACGGCAATTAGATTTGGCTGGTAATACACATCCTAATGTTTTCCCTAATTAAATAATATAACTCAGTCCATTGATGGACTATGTCAAATATGGTGCATGCGTGCCTTGCAAGAAATCAAAGATGAAGTTCAATTCAGTTCAGATAGAAGGAAAAAGTGAAGGACTATTGATGCATGTATTGAGAAATAGCTAAATTGAAAAATTAGAAATTCTTAAAGTTTCTTAATATGTAGTAGGAATTTTTTATGTGCCATTTCTTTTATGTGTTTCATCAATTATTTATATATTCACAGGGCCTAAATTGATGTctagaaaaattattattttgttaaaaagtattgacttactttgtagagagtaagaaacgtataaagagagatgaggggaaAATAGAGAAGTGTCTTATTCAGTCTTAGAGGCCtcccttatatagaggtagggtttacatgataagtgtttaaactattgatatattacatgtaggtccctaactaataacgtggacagccacataagaaataatatttacaacactcccccttggatgtccaccaattgATGATGgcattggacgcgcttattgttgcctcgttaaaaaccttgtcaggtaacaaaaacccagtgggataaaaataaccctggtcgaaggacaaaaagagcacaacacgcatatgtcctaggtatcatgtttcttgatgctccccctgattgcaATCTCCCCATGATCTTTGCATGCGTCGCTTGATAGCTTCGAGAGTCGTCTCAATCCGATCTCTTCCACTAACTTCTGGAAGTACACTTAGGTAGAGATTTGGTGAATAAATCAGCCAAGTTTTCGTCGGATCGAATTTGCTTCACTGCAATTTCTTGATTCTTTTGAAGCTCATGAGTGTGAAAGAACTTTGGCGTGATATGCTTAGTCTTGTcacctttgatgaatccttctTTAATCTGAGCAATACAAGCAGTATTGTCTTCATACATGACTGTTGGTTTGTCAGTTACTGAAGGTAAATCACAGGTGCTTCGAATGTGGCGAATCATGGATCTTAACCAAAAACATTCTCGGTCAGCCTCATATAAAGCAATTATTTCTGAATGATTAGAGGAAGTTGCCACGAGTGTTTGCTTAGATGATCGCCATGAAATTGCTGTGtctccacaagtaaaaacatatcCTATTTGAGAGCGACCTCTAAGCGGATCAGAGAGATATCctgcatcagcatatccaacaatcgTGGGATTATCAACAGATTTATTTGTGTAGAATAAACCCATATCTGTTGTACCACGAAGGTAGcgtaaaatgtcttttatgccttTCCAATGGCGTGATGTTGGAGTAGAGATATATCTTGCCAATACACTAACTgcaaatgcaatgtctggtcttgtacatTGTGCCAAATAAAGTAGGGCACCAATAGCACTAAGATATGGTACTTCTGGACCAAGGATAATTTCGTCATCTTgtcttggacgaaatggatctttcataGTGTCAAGACTCCGAACAACCATTGGGATACTCAGTAGGTGAGCcttttccataccaaatctcttcagAATTTTTTCTGTATAAGCAGATTGATGGACAAGAATCCCATTATCCAAATGCTCAATTTGCAGCCCAAGGCAATACCTTGTTTttccaaggtctttcatttcaaattctttctttaaatATTCAGCAGTTTTTTCAAGTTCTGAAGAACTTCCAatcagattcatgtcatcgacataaactgcgacTATTGCAAAACCAGAATTTGATTTCTTAATGAACACGCAAGGGCATATAGGATCATTGACATATCCTTCCTTAAGTAGATACTCACTGAGGCGGTTGTACCACATTCGTCCagattgcttcaatccatataagGATCGTCTCAGTTTGATTGAGTACTGCGTGGTTTTGTAGTTGCTTCAGGCAACCTAAGTCCTTCTGGGACTTTCATGTAGATATCAGTATCTAACTCACCGTATAGGTATGCAGTAACAACATCCATAAGTTGCATATCAAGTTTTTCCGAAACTACTAAACGTATTAGATAGCGGAATGTGATagcatccattacgggagaatatgtttcCTCATAATCTATCCCAGGCCTTTGTGAAAAACCTTGCGCAACAAGTCGCGCCTTATATCttgcaatctcatttttctcattacgctttctcaccgtgggggcaggagtgaaaccctttgatcctctttatttaaaagaagaaaaaaaaatacccatTTATATCCAACCGGTTTGACATTGGGTGGTGTTTGGACAACAGGTCCGAAAACACTGCATTTTTCTAGAGAATTTAATTCAgtttggattgcatctttccatttgagCCAGTCATGTCTCTGTCTACATTCattaacagagcgaggttcagtGTCATCGCCTTTTATTATTTCAGTAGCTACTGCGAATGAGAATATATTGTCTATAATCATATCTCTACGATCCCACAACTCATTGGTGTACACGTAGTTTATGgaaatttccttattttcaggtACCTGAGCCTCTTCATGGGCTGGTGTCTCACTGATGTCATTTTCCTCTTCTGTAGTCACAGAATCATGAATTGTGGATCGGACATTAATGTCTTGCCCAATATTCTCTTCAGGGGCTATTTCATTAGGATTCAGATGTGCCTTTGTTTTCCTCTTTCTAGGAACTGAATCTTTTGAACCTACAGGTCTGCCACGCTTCAGGCGTGCAGCAGATGGCTCATTGGCCGCCACATTATTTTGTCCAATTTGGACATTAATTCTTGCCGGTGCATTTATTGCTgggatatgtgatcttgtcacttttggTGTGTCAGTGAATGCATCAGGCATTGTGTTAGCAATATTTTGAAGGTGCAGAATCCTTCGTACTtcaatttcactttctttagtacgaggatcaagatgagatatagtgggtACAGTCCACATTAATTCACGACGTTCATTTGGAATagtcttatctccccctaacggcgggaatattgtctcatcaaaatggcAATCTGCAAACCGTGCGGTGAAGGTATCACCCGTCATCGGTTCTAAATACCGAATAATAGATGGTGAATCAAAACCAATGTAGATTCCCAATCGACGTTGAGGGCCCATTTTTGTTCGTTGTGgcggtgcaataggcacataaacagcACAACCAAATGTTCGAAGGTGGGAGATATTGGGCTGGCTCCCAGAAACAAGTTGTAATGGGGAATATTGATGGTTGGCTATGGGCCTCAACCGAATTAAAGCTGctgcatgcaaaattgcatgTCCCCATGCAGAAACTGGCATCTTTGTTTTCATTAGCAAAGTGCGAGCTATTATTTGAAGTCTCTTAATAAGAGCTTCTGCcaaaccattttgtgtatgaacatgaggaactgaatgttcaatttcaattcccataggcatgcaataatcatcaaacgtTTGAGATGTAAATTCACCAGCATTGTCTAAACGAATGGACTTGATAGAGTAGTCCGGGAATTGAGCTCGTAATTTAATTATCTGAGCAAGTAGTTTGGCAAATGCCACATTACGGGTAGACAAGAGGCAAACATGTGACCATCTTGTAGAGGCATCAACTAGGACcataaaatatcaaaatggtccACAAGATGGgtcaataggtccacaaatgtcCCCTTGAATTCTTTGTAGAAAAGATGGGGATTCGATATCTATCTTTGCATAAGATGGTTTAACCACCAATTTCCCATGTGACCAGGCTTTGCAAGGGTTGCTTGGCAAAACAATATGTTTAGTCATCAATGGATGTCCATTGGAATTTGTAATGATCCTACACATCATGGTGGATCCAGGGTGACCCAAACGATCATGCCAAAGCATAAATGTATGTTGATTTTTGAACTGCTGGTTCACAACATGGTATGCCTCAATTGGTTGAATGGTTGTGTAATACAACCCAGATGATAGGGCAACCAATTTTTCCAATATATGCTTTTGGCAGTTTTTATTGGATgtaatgcaaagatattccacatgATTATCATTCGTGGTCTCAATGTGGTATCCATTTAAACAGATATCTCTAAAACTGAGGAGATTTCTTCTGGATCTCGAAGAATATAAGGCCTCTTGAATGGACAATTGAGTTCCATTGGGTAGCCTAATGTGGGCTCTTCTGGAGCCTTCAATCAGGTCTGCAGGACTTGAGATAGTAGTCACATTGGCTTTAGAAGGCGTTAAAGTGGAGAAATAAATCCGATCGCGAAGGATCgtatgtgtagtggcactgTCAGCaagacatatttcttctccatcCTTCATAAGTTGAGAGCATCCAAAATCCATGTTTATGCCttcataaaagaaataataataataataattaattagttTGATTAAGGCAGTAAAACATGATATTATAGATCATTTATAGATAAAAACAATTTAGTCATTCATTTGGGTACgagagaaaaatatatatatatatatatataaatatatatatatatatatacccatcataattccttgacgtaaaaaaaaatagatgcaTCATAGACCACATGCAATTTAATTAATGAgctccagaaaaaaaaatagggagGTCCCTTATGCAAATTAATGCATCATAGACC is a window from the Rosa chinensis cultivar Old Blush chromosome 2, RchiOBHm-V2, whole genome shotgun sequence genome containing:
- the LOC112185033 gene encoding uncharacterized protein LOC112185033, which gives rise to MPVSAWGHAILHAAALIRLRPIANHQYSPLQLVSGSQPNISHLRTFGCAVYVPIAPPQRTKMGPQRRLGIYIGFDSPSIIRYLEPMTGDTFTARFADCHFDETIFPPLGGDKTIPNERRELMWTVPTISHLDPRTKESEIEVRRILHLQNIANTMPDAFTDTPKVTRSHIPAINAPARINVQIGQNNVAANEPSAARLKRGRPVGSKDSVPRKRKTKAHLNPNEIAPEENIGQDINVRSTIHDSVTTEEENDISETPAHEEAQVPENKEISINYVYTNELWDRRDMIIDNIFSFAVATEIIKGDDTEPRSVNECRQRHDWLKWKDAIQTELNSLEKCSVFGPVVQTPPNVKPVGYKWQSGRMWYNRLSEYLLKEGYVNDPICPCVFIKKSNSGFAIVAVYVDDMNLIGSSSELEKTAEYLKKEFEMKDLGKTRYCLGLQIEHLDNGILVHQSAYTEKILKRFGMEKAHLLSIPMVVRSLDTMKDPFRPRQDDEIILGPEVPYLSAIGALLYLAQCTRPDIAFAVSVLARYISTPTSRHWKGIKDILRYLRGTTDMGLFYTNKSVDNPTIVGYADAGYLSDPLRGRSQIGYVFTCGDTAISWRSSKQTLVATSSNHSEIIALYEADRECFWLRSMIRHIRSTCDLPSVTDKPTVMYEDNTACIAQIKEGFIKGDKTKHITPKFFHTHELQKNQEIAVKQIRSDENLADLFTKSLPKCTSRS